The DNA sequence GGAGGCGCCGTTCCACACGCCGGTGTTCGTCGTGACGCACGAGAAGCGTGACCCCTGGGAGCGGCCCGGCGGGACCACCTTCCACTTCGTCAACGACGGCATCGAGACCGCGCTCGACCAGGCCCGCGAGGCCGCCGGCGACCGCGACGTCCGCATCGCGGGCGGCGGCGCGACGATCCTGGAGTACGTGAACGCGGGCCTGGTGGACGAGTTCTCGATCGCGCTGTCACCCGTGCTCTTCGGCTCCGGAATCCGCCTGTTCGAGGGCGTGGACGCGGGCCGCGTGGCCCTGGAGCCGGTCCGCGCGGAGACCTCCCCAAGGGTGACGCACCTGACCTACACCGTCCGAGGGCGGTAACTCCCTCGAACTCAGCGCTCTCCCGCCGAGGGCAGCTGCCCGTGGACGGACCGGCCTGCCCTGCGTCGAGCCGATGAAAGCCTGTGGTCCTTCACACGGCGGGACGGCGACGAGGGGGCATGGGAAGGCAGGGCCCGGTCGGAGGGTGCTCAGGCGCTGTTCCAAGTCGAGGGTCGGTCTGCCAGGTGTTGTAGGGCTGGCTGTTGAAGCTGGCGTGGAAGGTGCCGCAGCGGCCGTCGCGTCGCGGCCCAGGACCGGGTGGCTGTTCATGGCCCCGTCGTGGTCGGTCCAGTTTGCCTCAGCCGCCGTTGGGATCTTCTGCCAGCTGTGCCACAGGGCGCCGTTCTAGCCACGGACGAAGACCTCCAGAAGCCGTCGGCGTTCCGCGCGGCCCGGGTGAAGGTGAGGGAGGGGTCATTGCGCCAGGCGCCGTACCGGCTGGTCGAGTCCGTCCGCAGCCCGCGCGCACAGCAGCGCCAGCCGGTGGGCCAGCTCATCCGCGCGAGCCGGCTCGATGACTTCGGGCGCGTGGGCCAGGTGCAGGGCGAGCCGGTCCCCCGGCACGGCCATCAGGCTC is a window from the Streptomyces spectabilis genome containing:
- a CDS encoding dihydrofolate reductase family protein, whose amino-acid sequence is MAGKVFFSVSMSLDGFIAPESSEDLMGQQWMELQQWVFPLRFFRENLKLGGGGEEGRDNDIVRETFERTGASVMGKRMFDAGEKMWPEEAPFHTPVFVVTHEKRDPWERPGGTTFHFVNDGIETALDQAREAAGDRDVRIAGGGATILEYVNAGLVDEFSIALSPVLFGSGIRLFEGVDAGRVALEPVRAETSPRVTHLTYTVRGR